The Vigna unguiculata cultivar IT97K-499-35 chromosome 1, ASM411807v1, whole genome shotgun sequence nucleotide sequence TCTGTGAGTTCATTCGATaggactttttttattatttctataaatataaaatttaattttttttgtaattaaaatatttttaaaagtgaaattATGTACAAAAacaatttccaaaaaaaattacataacttTGTCCATCGCACTCCATAATCCAATTATGATCTATCAATATCTCAATATAAATCTAAGTATACTCATgtctaatatttattaataaaatatttaatttgtatgatgataaatttataattttttatgttaataactttaaaacattaattttaattttaatttttacaacatttaatatatttaaaagttattatatattttttaatatacatatattacgtaaaatattttattatttttaaaatatcgaCGACTATTTAAACATCCGATACATGATAGATATCTAATATTCCTACTATgtagtttttcaaaaatatttaataaataatttacaacAAGGGCAGTGATGAAAAGGAAGAATCTGAAAATTGTATTCCTTTAGTATATGTAGCTGCAACAGACTCATGTGTTACACAGAAGGTTTTTATCTGTCAATGTTATGCAGCAAAAGTGCTTATCATTGGTTAGTTTGTTAGCTATCATTATCATTGTTACGTGTGTTGGACAATAGAAAAATCGTATGTGAGAAACAAATGTATATTAATAAAGAATGAATAGTCTCCAAGGAGCCTAAAAAATTCATCTACAAGAATAAACCGATGAATTTACagaaaaagattgaaagaaTACATGTTAGAAAAAGCATGAGAAGGAAGATGATTAATCTCTACAGGTGTAACTCCAAGTCCAAGCACATAACCCTGGTGCTGTTGGATCTTTTGAGAACTGGGAATTTCGCAATAACTTGGTCGATAGAAGGAATAGGAACAAAGGCTTCGTTGGTGATCCCTCTGTGTTTTCTCATGTGTCCTCCCAGAGCCTGCCCCAGAGAGAATTCCTGGCCACAGATGGAACACTCGTGCATTTTGGGTTTGCTCCACAAGCTAAGACTTTTTCCCTGTTCTTTCAGTTCTTCCCCTTCAACTTTCTGCCTCTTGTGGCTTGCCCTGTGCCCTCCCAGTGCTTGAAAAGATGAGAACTTCCGGTTGCACGTCTTGCACTCAAATTCCAGAGATCCAAAACCTTTCTCTTCTGCCTTGTTACTTTCTTGGGGACAAGAGAACAGCATAAGACACTTTGCCAAATCTAAGCTCTCAGATCCTTCGCTACCACGTTGTCTCTTCAGCGCTACCATGTCGAATAAAATACGGAAAAGGTGTTGTGTGTCTCGAAAGAGTTTGTTATATGAAAGTATGAGATTATTTTTGAAGGCGGTGATGAGAAACTCTGGGACATGGTAAAGTATTTATAAGATTTGGGATTGGCAACCAACGAGTGAACCAAGTTAAGTTTTCAAACTAGAATAAAATCGACATGTTGGACTACGCTTTTGACTAGTTGTATTGTAATGACACAAACGCCATGGCGGTTACGTAGTTGCTTCGCGAATGTTGTTAAATTTGTCTTCTTTGGAATTTGAAGAGCGGAAATATGTGGTCCACGTGAGGCTTGTGCCCCACGCACAGTTCTACTTTTAAGTTTTAACTTCTCGGCCGCGTTAAGTAACGAGTGAACCGCCACGTCCCACAAAAGTTCCTCGAAACTTCGACCTGTCTTTTTCCTAACTAAACCGGAACATTCTCGGCAGTTTCTAGTGTAACGGAACTTAAACAAAAAGGGAAAGGAACTATTCCGAAAATAGATTCGGTTGAATGGTCGAAAAATcgtgtttttctttgtgttccCAACTAAGTTGGTAAAACCATCTGAAAGCTCGTACTATGTACGGTTTCACACGGGGATGTTTGAACTTGCAGCAGAATCCGGCATGTTGTGTGGGTAGTGAAACTTCATACCCAGTCAAATTTGGGCAGCAGATTAGTTTGTACTTTGCAACCATAGTTATCGCTCTAGCAAGTTAAcaggaaaaaaataatactttattcTCAGCTAATAGAAAATTTCATCCCTTGATTCATTCTCTATCTAgttctaagtttttttttttggtgaacAATAGAGGCAGTTGGTAGGAATTTTCATCCAACTACCGTGAGTATGGATTCCGATGTGCGGTTTCATACTATTCCAACTACTTGTGGAGAAGGTTCAGTTCACATTTAACTAGAATAAGTTCTTAGGATTGGAATTTTGCTTTTTGCTTGCggattattatattatgttttttcgCAGACATTCAACTTTTATTCTGATGAACCCGAACAAGATTGTTCATTCCCATTTCACGAGATGATGGAATGCTTGATCATCGTTTAATCTATTTACATTCGGGAAATAGTATTTTGAAAGGTTTATCTTGCTGTAATTTCGAGTATTACAAAAACGCATAACTTTGTCTTCTTTCAAATCGTTACACTCCAATACACTATATTTTTAAAGGTTTGCATTCTTTTGAAAAGGTTTATATACTGAAACACTTTTTATAATTTCGAAGTGAATAGTAAAAGCTGTGGGTCTTGTACGCAAAAACAAGATTGAGTCTTACTTAAACTTTGTATCCGTGGTCGCTTCAGACACCTGCCATccttgttttatttaataataaaaagtaaaggaCATtcgaaacaaaaactaaaataaagatCACTTAAAAATTGAGTTCTTGCAAGAAATCTCTTTAAAAATATGCTAATACTACAgacaatttaaaatttctaaGATCATGAATCTTAGAACtataaagatatttttccatcttaaaaatatgaatcataTAAAATTCCCGCATCTTGGCAAAACTAGTAACAAGGGGTAGAGgacatgataatttattattcatatgctgcaaacataaGCATTTGAAAGAACAAGACATTTGTCACACTCTCACCTTGATAACAACATTGTCGCTGATTTgacaaaaaagttaaattattacatctaaaaaaaattagtatagaaatcaacttaaaaataaaacttaatagtAAAATCCTTGAAGATGATCTAGAAGTGATATTTATTTGGATTGGAGAGAATTCCACATTTGACTTGTAATTTTACTTGTAGTATACACTCGCCTTCTACCTTTCTGAAGATGACGTGCGAGCATTCTGACGAAAAATAATCCTATTGGAAGCTTCCTCACGTCAAATTCTGTGGTTAGCttatataatacatttaaaagatatttaacaaatttaactaaacGAAAAAGTTCCAATAATTATACTATGTTGATTGTATCCAacttgaaaacatttttttttttttctactcaaTGGAATTGGATATCCAAGTagattttgaaacaaaattaggTATCGTTCACACTTTGAAAACATGACCTATTGCAACAGTTAATTGAAAACAGTGAGTATCTTTTTCTCACCATGTTACATTTAAGCTATATTATCAATAAGTATAATTTATCTATCAAACAGCTACACTACGAACATCATCCCAATCTCCAACAGACCTACCCTAGAAGCACAGCAAACTAACATGTTTTACAATCTTAAAACCTGCTATCATGAAAAGGCATTAAAATCCACACAAGCCAACGCACCGTTCACCTCTTTACTTCATCATCTTGACTCATTCAACCAAATGGGAGGGAAGAGATTAAATTCGTAACTAAAACATTCAGTAAAACAAAAAGTCCGTCCCACGAGGAAGAAAGATTATTCAGCAATTCCTAACTCATCCAAGTATTACAATGGGCAACATATCAAAGAGGCAAAGATCCATAATAAACTAAATCGGCTGAGCCTGTCATATACACATGATTATCTTCCTCCCTCCAATCAATCTGAAGAGGCCCTCCAGGTAGATCAACCGTGCATATCTGTATCAAATTcacaaattaaaaagattatggCAAAATCAACGCAGTTATTTCATGGGTGAGGAAGAACTTGCCTTTTAGGCTtgtatgtgaatttagtctctacaaataaataaaatataattcccTCTAGAACTATCCATTAAGCCTCTATTTGGATGCTGTGAAAAAAATTTGGGGAATTGgaagagataaaaagaaataagtgGTAAATTGGTGTCAAATGAGATTGTTTTGTTGAAGTGAAATAGAAAGGAAAGAGAGGGGAAATGAATAGAATTATGTGTTTGATTGGGGAGGAAAGAAGGAAAGTGATAATTTGTGATGAATGACAATTTTGCAtttgtctttcatttttttttataaataagacaATTGGATTTATGATTTATGACTTAGGAGTAATCCCAAAGGTGTTTCCAAAAAAAGTACGGATAACCAATTACGTGATTAATatacataatcaattatatcaCACCACAATCAATTATCCTGCAAAGCCAAGGGCAAATGGCTAGACATGAAGGCACAAATATGGAAACTATCTCTGGAACCGTGCTTCTACTTCAAGGATTTCCATTTCTTTGCCAATTTCTCCAGGGAAATCCCGAAAGGACAAAATCATGCTTTACCCTATGGAAGACAAATCATTTTGGTTTGTGAATGTGTTATGCAAGTAACGGATTACTCAACTAAAAGCACGGGTAATGTGGTCAATTTCACCTAGCCAGATCCATTTCCTCCTCTTTCTCATGTAACTAGCAAGGAAAACATTACATGTGGGACATCCATGTATTTCATCACAAATCATCCCAACTCACTTCGTCCAAATTCACCACTTTCCACACTAATCCATCCTTTCCTCCTCCCTTTCAACCCCAAACAAACAGTGTAAATGCTGACCCCTTTTTTTGCAACTAGACACTGTTATTGTACATTAAATACAGATGTGTTGGGAATTCATTCGACAACacttgacaatttttttattatggcaAAGGACAGGCGTGGTAGCTTCAGACCCAATTACTAACGTATATGTAGAAGGAATAAGAATGGCCTAAAGAAACAATTGAGTCAGGCTACATTAGTTAGTTCTTAAGAGACAGTTCGAGTTTACCTTAAAAAAGTAAAGCGGTCCGAATTTAGGAACTGAAAAATTGTTAGGTTGAGTGGGTCACACGCTCAACAAAAGTTTCCACCACCTTTCCAGAGACGTGTACCAGATAAACTAATTTCTGCAAGGGGAGCTGCCAGCAAGGCAAACTTGCTACCAAGTTTAAGGGATGggacaaaaattaagaaattcaGTTGGAGACTTGAGTTGATGGTATGGTAATTTCTTCACCAGttcaacttaaatatatatttatggtaTAGCCTCAACTTCTTTGTAGATTTTCTTTTGGTGCACCAACCAATGGTTATTCCATATTGCTACTGGAAGCTTCAATGCATTCATTTGAATCTATCATTTCTGTTAATGTTATACTTCACAAAGCTATATGATGGAAAGTGTTTCATGAGAAACACTCAGAGTGAGGGTGATATCTTCAATATCCAAGTTGGAGCTGACACCAGAAGCTAACTTTCAATCTGTTCCTGTTCTTTAATATTCATTCCTTTTCAATATTGTAACTGAAATAGATATTATTCTTTTTCCAAGTAAACTGGCAGCCATATAGGATGATTGTACGTAAGGTTTATCTCAGACAAAAGGCCTTGAGGAGGTTTGTGATCTTGATCATAGCAGAACTGAACGTCATGGGGCACCAACCATAAGTGGCTTGTCAATTGTTGAATGGGGACCACAACATGGCCATTGTCGATTGGTGATATGCCAACTTCCTGCCTATCCATGTTAAGTGCAGGAGGAGAGATGGTATGAGTTTGAGTAAGGACATCTGGAAGATTTAGGAGACAATTTCACTGCTAATCGCCTACACATCCTGACATCTCAGAAATACACTAGAGGTTCAACATCTGAAGCTACATGATTAGACGCCTTGCCACCTTTGCCAGAAAACCTTTATGCACCACTATCATCAATAACTGAGAACCTTAAGCAAGCTGAATTTTGATACTGAAAACCTTGCCGCACTAGAAAGCTgtgaggaagatggtggtgatGGGTAAAGGATAGTAGTAAAGAGCATAGTGCCTAATCGGTAGTAGCAAAGGGAAGTGGCCACGCCAAAAAATAAGAGCATATAGCACAACCTCTATTCTAATATAATACACACaggtatattaaaaaaaataattaacagtacgtatatatataacaatagaGCAAAAAACTACAAAATTGGGCACTAGTCATCATTAATAATACAACTCATGATATTAAATAcccaaacaaaatataaactgGATAGAAATAGTAGTCAAGGGAACAAAGGACTAAGCCTCTAAAGCCCAAAGAAACTAAAgtataagataataaaaaacacataatattcTAATAGGAACCTTCATTCTCTTCAAGATTCATCTCACTGTCGTAGTCAAGAatacaaaaaaacaaatgaagtcGAGGgaaaaaaacagtttttggcTGCTGCCagcaagaaagaaaagaaaggaaaatgagAACAAAGGAACACAAAGAGAAAAAGAGTATAGGCAGCAGTGGAAAGGAAAATACAAAGCATATAAAAGAGGGAAATCAGAATTCAGAGAAAAGATGACAAAAACttcaaaggaaaagaaaaagggacCTAAAAAAACAAGAGGTTGCCGTCAACAGAGTGGTCTGGCTGCCAGAAAAGGTTGCCTTTGTCAGAGAAGAACAAAGGTCACCAGACAAGAAGAATTGTCTGTGGGTTCAAGAGAGAAGGGTGAACAAGGTTAGGGAAGAAATAGAAGAGCTTCTCTTCAAAGGCTAACCTAAACAACATTAAAATCCTAAAATACCCTCTCTAATAATTAAAGATTGAGATTATTTGGGGGCTCAAATGTGCACAGCCACCCTGTTACACCACTATTATGACTCAAACAGCAACACAGAAATGCAGCACAACAGCATTTGCACAATACCAGACTGGAACACCACCATGTTCCATTGCTATACAGCCACTTCGGCCTTATTGACTCCTtcaattatgaaatttttttaatgaaaaataaatagttttcatATTGTTACAATTATAGTAGCAAGCTTACCCTCTCAGCATGACCCTCAAGAACGGCTGCAACAACAGTAGCACAAGCTCCAGTTCCACAGGCTAGGGTTGCTCCTGCACGACAAAACATGAACTCATAAAAT carries:
- the LOC114167024 gene encoding zinc finger protein ZAT11-like, with amino-acid sequence MVALKRQRGSEGSESLDLAKCLMLFSCPQESNKAEEKGFGSLEFECKTCNRKFSSFQALGGHRASHKRQKVEGEELKEQGKSLSLWSKPKMHECSICGQEFSLGQALGGHMRKHRGITNEAFVPIPSIDQVIAKFPVLKRSNSTRVMCLDLELHL